The window AGAAATTTATTACacgtcatccatccatccatccatccattcatccattcattcattcattcattcattcattcattcattcattcattcattcattcatccattcatccatccatccatccatccattcatccatccattcatccattcattcattcattcattcattcattcattcattcattcatccattcatccatccatccatccatccatccatccattcatccattcattcattcattcattcattcattcattcattcatccatccacctGCACCTGAGTCCTTGGTAGTAAAATATCAACAGTATAATATCTAATAATTCTAGTTTTCATAAATCTGACATTAGTAACACCTGCAGTCTGTTTTGAATGTGAGAAAAAGTTTTGCGGGTAAAATCAAATTCATGCAGAGCTGAATTCAGAGCTTAGATGATAATCATAAGAGACTTTCagcttaataaaataaattatggcTATTTAAGCACTTTGAAAACTTTACATGATTTTAAATTAACGTCTGCTTGTTTTGAGACGACAAACACATTATTATGAGTTTTGGGTGCAATAGATGGTGACCAGCAACTTCCTGGCTCAAACTGGAACCAAACAATCTGACCTCTTGAATTCAGGAGGCCGCTGAGAGATCCCAGGAGTTCGTAGCTTAACATTCTTCTCATTGGTTGGTTTAATTTGTTTACTCTTTCAATTAGCAGGTGGTGGCTGTGACATTCTTTGCAGCTGCTTTGGAAACTTACAACTAGGAGGAATGAGAGCAGCACTGCACCCATTCTAAATATAACATTTCATTTGAAGTGGCTTGTTTATTTGAGCTTTAGCTGGCCGATAGTATCAATTCTACAATTTTAGGGAATGTTTGGGGTCTGAGCGACACTGACATCAGATCAGGATGTTTAATCCCTGCTCTTCTCTTTGTGGAcgatattttattaaatttatgtCATTCAGAGGGATTATATTTCCTCTAATGCCTGAAAAATCCAGGAAGAAACTTTGTGCATGAAAGTCTTGTCAACCTGCATTACGtctggagctaaattggggccataaagtttgttcaaaagaaaaaaaatattaaaactgaaaaaaaaagatttgaaactgaacaattatttttgaaagaaaaatggaaaaacttgaacctttctgagtttgaaaagtgaatcatttccaagaaaaaaaagacaaattttgagattagtttcagaaatattctagaaaagaacttggaaatttcggagtttcaaaagtcaaacattttcaactcttgaatatcagaaattttctaaaaagcTTTTGGAAGTTTCTGAGAATAAtatcaaaatttctgaatttttttgacaaaaatgttcactttcttttttattgtcttaCCTACAGTGGCCCTAGTGTGCTTCCGTACGAAGATGTGATTCTGAAGGAGCTTTTGTTTCTGGAGGGAATCAACTCAGCTGCTGTCTGGATTATTCCaggtttcatttgtttatttgagctgataaataattttatttctgacGTCTCTTCTTCTGTCCTCAAACTGCGTGGTCAGCTGTCAGAACCTTTCACAAACGCGCCCAAATTCCCCaagaaaactaataaaattatatatatataaatctgtGTCCTGCTAGAGGGGAGATACACAGAAATGAGCAgtacacacatttaaaacaagtgGAATCATTTtagggtaaaaaaataatacctTCAAACGTTTACTGGAAAAgtctggagcagctgcagcttctgattTGTTTCATGTTTCCTAATTAAAAGCCCATTAAGGCAGAGGTGGAGCTCTGGCTCCTGATTGGTGGGTGTGTGCGCGTGCTGTGGGAGGTGGAGGGTCCGTGGGGTCGCTCCTTGTCGGGTCCGGGCTGCAGTACGGCGCGTAAGGAGCGCAGAGCGCGCAGAGGAGTTGAGCACCGGCTTGGACTTTACCGATTCCGTCTCTCCGTCCGACCTGAGCGTCTCGATGACGCTTGGTTCTTCTTCGTGAGTTGTTCGCCATGAACTGCCTGGATGTGATGTACCAAGTGTTTGGTCCTCAGCCTTATTTCAGCTCCTACAGCCCCTACCACCACCAGGTACGCTGCCTTTCCGCACAGCTTCTCTTTACGTCGGTCTAAATTCATGATCTTAATTAAACTCagtttagattgtttttttttttaaagtgaccaGCGGTTCAAATCCGTCTAAAACTTCATCATAAGGTCataaaaagatgttttcttCAACTTAAAGAAGTTACTGAACATGTAAAACTGGATTGGTGGAtagttttaaatacttttaatgaataaaaaatgtaattatctgCAAGCTAATCAGTCAGATTTTACAcagttttccatttatttatgtcttgTTGCATAAGttaagaatattaaaataaaaacgattATTAATTGCAGTATTTCGAAGttttatccatttaaaatacatattataGTAAATACATCCAGCTAATCTATATAGCTGTAAGGCAGGAGTACTAAGGCTAAttgcatgtaaaataaaaactagtttgtaaatattttagatttggGTCTGTTTTCTGGTCTGGTCAGactttttacaagtttttctctctgtatAAAACTCTCAGTCAACATGCAGACATGTTTCACATAGTGTGAAAACTCACTCCGTCCGCCACCTAAACACCCGCCGTCATAATGAACAGTTTCACAGCTGATTCTTTAATTTCACAGAATATTTCcacatgcatgtttaagaatCCTGCGTACATTTTGgcttttaatcagaaaatataaGCAGCAAAACTGATTTCACCAACTTGCTCGTTAAAAACATCAGGAAACAAATCATTTCAAAGTTTCTGTGTCGGTATTAGATGTGGAATTCAAACTAAACGTCACCCGTGTCATCAGATCCTGAAATAAACCTCTAAGAGGtttgcaggtcagaggtcaagggttttttttaggttgGCAATAATAACAGGCAGTAAGttgcatcaaaacaaacaagaacacaCATGATGCATGTCTGTTTTTACTCCAGAAGCTGGCTTTCTACTCCAAAATGGAAAACCCCCAGGAGCTCAGCAGCCGACTCGGCCCCTCGGGGCCGCCGGCCATCAAAGAGGAGGACAAGGAGCTGCCGCCGGGCGCCGAGTACCTGAGCTCCCGCTGCGTCCTGTTCACCTACTACCAGGGTGACATCAGCACGGTGGTGGACGAGCATTTTAGCCGAGCCCTCAGCCAGACGAGCGCGTACCCGACGCCGAGCGGGAACAAGGCGCCCAGAGGTTCGTGGATCCGTCGTTCAGCCGGTTCAACCAACTTCAATAATCTGCAAACGGAGTCCAGCTGAACTTGGAGTCGGTTTCTACTTCAACACGGCAGCCATACGACCGTTTTAAGTCCAACATTTACAtctaaatcagtttttagtgcaaacagaagcagaaacgattaatcataataaatgcgattaatcgattattaaaataatcatcaactattTTAGTGATCAATTAATCTTTAACTGGAGTACACAGACTCAATAAAAAGGCTATTTGCAGAAAAACTACATATTCAGAGCCGTAATTCAACCAAAACTGAACAATACAGTGTTGGAAATCTTTCAGTGTCATCCGATTTGATTTTTAGTATCACGATTTGATTCAGAAACTAATTTATCtattcaaacattttagatattgtgtttaaaatttGTAAGTGACAAGAGGAAAAGACATTTACTTaaccttttatttaaacaaatgagTTGATTAAAAACAGAGTCTCATTAAAGCCCAAAGTATtggaataaaagaagaaaactccTGATTTCATCACTGCTGCTTTGTGCAGTGAGACAGATTTCAGATCAGTTTATCGATCGATCAGGGTTTCCCTAATCGAtcaatttcttgttttctttgagttttgagctgcaaattaaaataatgattGAGTCCAATTTCTTTTTCCTATAACAAAGTCAACATGTAGCAGAGAAAATAATGTGCTACAGTTTTTCTGTTGGAGGTTGTTTTGGATCCAACAGAAATTTAAGGAATTATAAGATTCTTTTATTGATTCTTTATCCAGACCTGCATCTCTAAtctttgttttctattaaaCTCAAAGTCATTTGATAATTCAAGCTGTTGGTTATTagacagaaaaatattcaaCCTTTTCTGCCTTTGACCTGCTAATCACCGATCAGAGCCGATCACAGGAACTTTGACCGTTTccaatctctgcagctcttgataaaatacatttaaaggttttatgatgttaatttgttttctgtttgcagatttGCATAAATCCCAGATTTATCCTCTTACTGCTCTATCTTTATGCTTCATATAAACAATTTTTACACTATAAAtcaatcttttcttttcaaataacgACAAATTGATTAAAACAATTGTACTaagatatactgtattttttcACTGTAAACCACAGTgaggtttactttttaaatgcgtttgcacaaaacctttaaaattacagtatttttatgtaACTGAATTAACTTTAGATTCAACAAGTAGATTTGCTGTGTTCAGAGAAAACTATTAGATTTTTCATTGCTTCCCAAATGCTggtataaatacattttgttggCAAACAGCATGTTAAATTGTAAGAAACTGCAGAATTGATACATAAAGCTTTATATTTAAACTCCTTATACATTTAtatactcatttatttatttatttattaggctCTTCGACTTGGTAAACTTTATTAGGCTTCTTAAacctcaacgtttacactcacacatgaaaatggcagcaaacagatgcacaattacaCAACTGTATATCTATGAAAAGCATTAGTTGAGtcttctgcacaaccaacaagaattcagccagtggtttctggatggttaagtcaacaacaacacacttgtcttttccagcagccattgtacaacagTAAAATCAGCTAACaaaaatgtgctggagctcagcttgggttgctaggtaacagccgACGTCTACTGGGGTTAGTAGGCAACGgtgcagtgcctgctgatttgtaacatattttgaagggttttgaaatggctcattttccagatgccaaaaatcattaacttattgccaagaaacatctagtttgttttttaagcacttgttctgtttttagaagcagcagaaaagcaaatgaacgcacaaaaacatgcagaatttgaatatttaaaagtttgagTTCTTCGGACTGCACTTTGTCTTTCCTAAACATTTTACGGAATGTTTTTTGAAGTGACTCCATGATTTGGGTTTTCTCAGACGGCTCTTTCCCCATGAGTCAGAGGAGTTTCCCTCCGTCGTTCTGGAACAGCTCCTACCAGCCGGCGGTCTCCACCACGCTGGGCGGCGCTCTGTCCGCCCCCCACGCAGACATCTCCTTCCCCGCCGACCCCTACTCCTCCAGCTCCCTGCACAGCCACCTCCACCAGCCCAGCCCCGACACCTGGCACCCGTCgcaccaccaccatcaccaccaccacccttATTCGCTAGGGGGCGCCATTAGCGCTCAGAGCTCAGCCTACTCTCGCCCAGGCGTCCACGAGATGTACGGCGCGGCGTTCGACCCGAGGTACGGCTCCCTGCTGGTGCCGTCGGTGAGGTCGCACCACCGGCTGTCGTCGGGCAGCTCGGTGCCGGGGCCCAGCACCTCGCCCTGCGACCTCGGCGGGAAGGGGGAGTCGGGGACGGGGTCGGCCTGGAGCGGCGCCTTCGCCGGAGCTGGAGCGGAGATCGGACTCAACATAGACACAGGTACGTTACGTTAATCCTCAGAAATCAGTCGACATCTTTcattaaagggatagttcagtgtttcagctgggGTTGTGTGACAGAGAAATTAACAGGCAGTATCTTACTTCCTGTAGAATCGGAGAACTCAGTTTGAGTGAACAGCTACTGGGCGTAAGCTACTGCAGGAAAAGACACTGAAGAAAACACtaagcgcaacttccttctttatgaaatttaaacaaaaatgaagttaCATAAAATTTTAGCAGTTGTTTTGTCGACCAAACACATTTTAGCAAAACGTTGTCGATATTCCACTGATGTCGAAAAAACATAATTGCACAATTACgacatttctgttaaataagaaacggCATTATAGTCCCACATGAATAAGTTACAATAAGTCACTAAAAACATGCCTCTTCCTGTCATCTTCCTCTTTGTCGTTTTcgccagcagtaacatccggctgttgatcatgtgactcgtgtgaagagaaaaaaagtgtttcctttgcagttttgcaaaataactgTCAAATTCAATGCATCCCAGGGtgaaaacttgagtttttttcctaaatttccatgtttccattaagtgaacTTATGAACCAATTTGTGCGATTATAAGTTTAATGTAATCGCAGCTATGGCGTAAAACTagaattaaatgaaaatctttttctGTCCGTCGGGTCGACTTACACAAAGTGCTTTTAACGAACAAAACGTCCGTCAGTCGGCACCTTCACTCCAGCTGTCAGCTccattttctgctgctgttgcttttttctccttcttcgcCTCGGGCCACTTCCTACTGCTTTTATCAACAAGCTTTTGTCAGTGTCTAATCTTCCTTTTCTTGCCTTTATCTTGTCTCGCTCTTCCTCCCTTTCTTTCTCATCTTTCTCAGGTCTGCAGGCGCAGGATAAAAGCAAGGATTTGTACTGGTTTTAGAGActcttcctcaccttcctcttTCTATTTTGGCCTTTTTCTCCCTCCAACTCTAAGAAACTGTGAGGCAGAAATCCGTTTTTTAAGGGGGTGTAACAGCTTCTGGTCTGCTTGCAGCTCTGCGCTACAGTGGACTgtgcagcagcggcggcggcggcggtggcAGCAACATGCAGCCCTGCTGAGCTGAATGCCGACAGCGTGGATGCTAAGCAAGCGTGGATTCAGAAAGCCAGGAGGGAAACCGATCTGAACGGATACGGACAAAGACAAAAGCCTCTGTGCTTCTGTGACAGGGAGGGACTACATTCCtgaactgggaaaaaaaaagaaacgtccGGAGGGACAGACGGACAGAAACACATGTGGGTCTCGCACTCGAAGGACTTGGCAGACCCTTCCTTACTGGGAGTGTGTTATGGCTATGCTGGTGTTCAGGACGGACCTGGCAGACGATGAAAGCAGGAATAGTCTGGACACTTTGGGGGGAATCGCGTTCCGACTGGACATATCAgctcagaaacaaaaatcaggaTTTTTTGGACCTTAACTGATTTCTGAAGCATTTTAGCTGCAACATCAAACCTCATCCACGTCCAAACCGTAACGAAGGTTTGAAAACGCCATCAAGGCGAAGCATGCTATCTGTAAATCCTGTTTTATGAGTGTACAGTCACATTGTCCTTAAAGGTATTGCACAAAGTGAATAAATTTCAAATCTACAGATTCAGAAAGGATCGCAGCGaacaaggttttattttttattttgaaatcaagCTTTCACAGAAAGCAGTTTCCTGgttgacaataaaaatatttatgttttaattattttaaagctgaGCTGTGAGGATAAAATCACTAAGATTTACCCACCAGTGTAaagcaaaataagaaaagtgtcaataaaagtaaaatcatcGCTaagttcaaactaaatatttcatatcatcaccttccaaaaataatggcataagtcatttttgccaaaagtgatttttttggttgtttgtttttttgcctaaatcatcTTTCAACAAAAAAGTGGCgatttttgcaaaaagaagaatCACTTTGGCGATTATATGTCAAAGCACTCAGTTATTACACACAAGCTCCTTATTGGGTACCAATTGAGACGGAGAACAGGCACAAGGGGAGGACCAGAGCAGAATCTGGAGCTGttcttattttatatgcaaatatcACATAATTTCATTTCAGTTGTTCATCCTGCCTTCTGCTGAGTGTCTGCTACACAGCGGTTTGTTAGCTAATCCATGTCTCCTGTTGCCTATTTGACCctaatgtgtgtgtgatgtCATCGTGATGTCATCTGAACCCACCCACTGGAGTTCATTACGTGTCTCTGTGAACATCTGCACCCACCTGACACGTAAAGAGACGCAACTCTCACCTGTAGTTTCTAAAACGCTCCACAGTTTGATGTAAAAATGGGTGATAAGGATACGGCAAGTCAGTACGTCACATAATGTCACATTTACATCAGCTGATAGGATCTAATTGGCTCACTGAAATATGTGGTGAATGTAATAATCTCACAAGACACTAATTATCCCCAGCTGCTTCAATAAGTAGCACCTGGTGgtgattttatttctctgaatgCAAAACATGTCGACCTCATTCACACCTACATGGTGGCATTCTTTCTAGTTTGCGATCAAAGGtgctgattggttgattgaagaagaaatggagaaaaaagtgACTTCTCATTGAGAGGAATTGTTCAAATTGGGGGGGAAAGTAAATGTTAATTAGGCCAATATTATGGAAGAGGATAAGGGCCactgtggaaaataaatgtgactttagtctcagaattttatatttaatttcataattctgactttttccttATAATAACTTATTTAATAGCTTTAATTCTTGAACCCACTTATTCGTACTAAAGTGTTTTCAtgccattttatttcaaataatattttttgttgtatttttgttcttaaCTATAACTTCAAGATTTCAGACCTTTACTAATGCATATTGTTAAGcaacaaataaatgatttaactTCACTGGCTTACAAAAAAAGTCCATTTTCAGACTCGTAGCTGGACGGTAATTTAGATTAAATACGTTTTAGTTTCATATATGGATTAAAAAACGGTAACAAAGCCagtagaaataaattatttggatagtgttgaatatttttcaaaccttttgatttaaaataggAGATTAATCGGTTCCTTTTCATGTCTTTGTTCTGGACATTTCATGAATCATTACCTTCGAAATATCTCCAGGACTGTgtcaacatgaaaaaatgtaaacttcaCACCAGCGGCAgctgagaagaagaagaagagcatgATGAATGAGAGGAACGTCGACTATTTGAAGCCACTTGACTCTTTCTCTCCTTGCACTCGTGCAGCTGTCAACGACAACTGCTCTTCAACttggtaaacacacacacacacacacacacacacacaccgtcccTGTGTGCAGCATGCAAGCTGAGCCTCCGACCCTAATAAAGGGGCCATTTAGTGTGAGTGGAGTCCGGCCCTACTGGGACAACTGGTGTGATGTAACTGGAGGGGAAAACACACCACTGTCCAAAACCCATTTCTAAGTGTTAAGTTTTAGCAGCTTGTGTTTCTGTTCCTCACTTTGGACTTAgtatttataattaaaagtaGATATAACACTTAATATAACACGAATTATTTATATATCTAGTCAATTACTAAtcaattaagttgttttttggtttttgaccACAACTAAAAACTCTAAATACTTCAGACTTCTTCTAAAACGTTTATTTCTGCctattttaacaattcaaacaccaaatatacatttatacaGATTAATAAGACCAGCAGAAACTGTGTTAACGCTACAGCTTTAAACATCTGCAATCTCCACACTTGGAgctacagccaatcagcatcaagGAAAACTATTGCTGGTTCTGGATTGGCTGCATTGGCaacaccagccaatagcgtGTCAAGCAGCATATTTAAACTTCTattgctgtattttattttacattttttagaaatgcaaaaaaaacaaaacaaaaagaaaacaggccAATTTTCAACCAATAATTGGTCTTGTTATAACAACTAATTTAACTGGACTatattgtcccagaagttattgtgataaatgatattattttttatgtgattttcaagtaacataaaAGTAATGACACAATAATACAATTTCTGAGtatcaaatgtcaaaaaatctgatagaaaatcattcagaaattttgtgattgatattgaaaaaaacattttcaaaaagtttctaTTGATCTCAATTTCTGAGTTCTCTTCTagcaaaattttgacttttcaaactcagaaatttccaactttttcatattttttctagaattttttttcactttttgagttcaaattttcctcttttttcttttttttcctggtcAGAAATGTACTTCTCTTTTTTCTACCTAGAATGGCGCTAATTGTATAAATCCCCTTAGGTATTGTTTTTACGTTTACATCTCGTCCTTTACTGTccgtgttttttttcctgtttcttgtTCGAAAGTTATTGGGGGAAAATTTATGGAGAATATGAGGCGGGAAAACAGAAACCCTGCAATTTTGacctacttcaaaataagagcatgaaaaAAATGGTctgatttatgaaaaaaaagttaaatgtttgtttctggagtgtatgtaaatatttgttttcaattgTCCTTAgtaatttttagttttcttttgctttttaatgcagattaaagaaaaaagcaaaagattCTCCTCATTATGTGGTATTGTAATTTACATGTGTTACTTTTCCTGGGAAAAATTAAGATTTCAAAAATTGTATTGGTTTCATTCACTAATtggaagcaaaatgaaaaaaggaggaagaagtTGAACAAAAGCCGCTCCATATGTTCTGTTTCTCAGCGACGCGGAGACAGCTGTAGATTAATTTCAACCTCTGACTCTGGCGACGACAGACATGAAAAGGGTGGAGTGCTcctgttccttttgttgttaaTACTCACAAACACTCATGTATTTAATTTTCCGTTTCTCACTGGAGCATTTAACCCAAAAAGAAAGAGGTTTACAAAGACGCGAGCGTTAATTCAGACTGAGAAGGTGTGACGCTGTGCTAATTGAGTGAAACAGAGCTGAGGTCAGGGACAAGAGCCTCCTTTCAATCAGGCTGCCATTGATTCAGTGCTTTAATAACTCGTTAGCATCATTATCTATTAATCACAACATATAATTCACAGGGCTACACAGTGGTGCAGTtagtagagctgttgccttacagtccggggtctttctgcacggagtttgcatgttctccgtgtgcatggtgggttctctccgggttctccggcttcctcccacagtccaaactgtcaggttaattggtctctccaaattctccctaggtgtgagtgtgtgtgtgcatggttgtgtgtcctgtctgtctttgtgttgccctgcgacagactggcgacctgtccagggtgaccccgcctctcacctggAACGTcactggagaggcaccagcacctcccgacctcACTGGGGACGAGGgggttagaaaatggatggatggatataatataattttatattttatattcatggTTATTTATCAGCAAGCAAATCTGAGAAACTGTAGTCGTTCACAGTTTAAATGTGTGCAGTTTCAATTAATTGTATTTGCTCATGTTTCACTtctttttactaatttaaaaggaaaaatggaCATTTATTAAGATGAGCACTTCACACCTTCATACAGTGTGCAGGATTTAGCCATGTACATGTaatgtcctgcagtttttggCAAGTTAATGGTATGAATAAGGCTAACACTTTAAATATAAGGTtgtgaaattacaaaataattaataaaaagttgtaaGAATAAACGGAAAGCTCTAATTTACTTACTGATTTCATGACAAGCTAAAAAATGGTTCCACCACCTGAGAGAGGAAGCTAACATTCTTTCTGTTTGGGGTCCTATAATCCCCCCTGGTTACATTTCTTATAGATAACGTTGAGTTCATTCAAAATTACGAAGAAAATATGGGAATATTCAACcttgttttcacaaaataactCCAGCTCAATTTTCTGTTCATTTGGCTCAAAACCTGacgaaacaaacaaacaaacagtaaGTAGTTTTTTTAAGTAATGGCGAGGACAGAAACTATCCGAAAAAAATGCCATGTGATTAATAATTACTCAATTTACAATCTGAATTTATGTAGTCAAAATTAATCGTCAATATTCAGCAAAGAAGCCAGAAGATTTCGAACCTCAGAGGTGCAGAAACTGGCATTATTgcctttcttctttgcaaaacagcacaAGCTCAGTGAGACTGGATGgaaagtaaaatacattttctgttgccTAGAAACGTTATCGATCAATGCTCGCAATTCCAACTCCTGACTCGCCAGCAGGGGGCGCGTCTGAGTGAGATGGTTTTATGCCTATTGGTTGTAACCAATAGAAAAATTCAACTGCAGTGGCAACTGTTCAACCCAAGTGGGCAGCACTGAGACAGTTTTAGGTCAAATATTGCAGAAGT is drawn from Xiphophorus hellerii strain 12219 chromosome 15, Xiphophorus_hellerii-4.1, whole genome shotgun sequence and contains these coding sequences:
- the vgll2a gene encoding LOW QUALITY PROTEIN: transcription cofactor vestigial-like protein 2a (The sequence of the model RefSeq protein was modified relative to this genomic sequence to represent the inferred CDS: deleted 1 base in 1 codon); the protein is MNCLDVMYQVFGPQPYFSSYSPYHHQKLAFYSKMENPQELSSRLGPSGPPAIKEEDKELPPGAEYLSSRCVLFTYYQGDISTVVDEHFSRALSQTSAYPTPSGNKAPRDGSFPMSQRSFPPSFWNSSYQPAVSTTLGGALSAPHADISFPADPYSSSSLHSHLHQPSPDTWHPSHHHHHHHHPYSLGGAISAQSSAYSRPGVHEMYGAAFDPRYGSLLVPSVRSHHRLSSGSSVPGPSTSPCDLGGKGESGTGSAWSGAFAGAGAEIGLNIDTALRYSGLCSSGGGGGGATCSPAELNADSVDAKQAWIQKARRETDLNGYGQRQKPLCFCDREGLHS